From Thalassovita sp.:
CCATTCCGGCGCGGGCCAGTTCATCGGCGCGTTCGTTTTCCGGGTGGCCGGCGTGGCCTTTGACCCATTCCCAGGTCACCGTGTGACGGGTCTGTGCCGCATCAAGGCGTTGCCACAGCTCAACGTTTTTCACCGGCTTTTTGTTGGATGTTTTCCAGCCATTCCGCTTCCAGCCGAAGATCCAGCCTGTGACCCCGTTTTTCACATAGGCACTGTCGGTCACCACCGTCAGCGTCGAAGGCCGCTCAAGCGCCTCAAGGGCTGAGATGGCCGCCATCAGCTCCATCTGGTTGTTGGTGGTGGCAGCTTCGCCGCCTTTCAACTCACGCTCTTTCAGGACTTTGTCGCCCTCCATCG
This genomic window contains:
- the rnhA gene encoding ribonuclease HI, with translation MPELYAYTDGACSGNPGPGGWGVLLRAMEGDKVLKERELKGGEAATTNNQMELMAAISALEALERPSTLTVVTDSAYVKNGVTGWIFGWKRNGWKTSNKKPVKNVELWQRLDAAQTRHTVTWEWVKGHAGHPENERADELARAGMAPFKD